The following proteins come from a genomic window of bacterium:
- the cysE gene encoding serine O-acetyltransferase has translation MFKTIKEDIRIVFEKDPAAKNILEVILCYPGLHALWFHRIAHFFYKKKEYVIARLISHISRWITGVEIHPGATIGGKFFIDHGMGVVIGETTEIGNNCLLYQGVVLGGTSPEKKKRHPTLGDNVVVGAGATLLGAIKIGENARIGAGSVVLSDIPPGATVVGIPGRVGLGFSGKEIQELEHSKLPDPVADAIRFVLKEQDLLEKRLSKLENLEGVTGEIDKYVEKKKKEIEKEFTEKRNKNES, from the coding sequence ATGTTTAAAACTATTAAAGAGGATATTCGGATAGTCTTTGAGAAGGATCCGGCAGCAAAGAACATTCTCGAGGTAATACTGTGCTATCCTGGACTCCATGCTTTGTGGTTTCATCGAATTGCCCATTTCTTCTATAAAAAGAAAGAGTATGTGATAGCCCGTTTAATTTCTCACATCAGTCGCTGGATTACGGGAGTAGAGATTCATCCGGGAGCAACTATTGGAGGAAAATTTTTCATCGACCACGGAATGGGCGTGGTAATAGGCGAGACTACAGAGATTGGAAACAATTGTCTCCTTTATCAGGGTGTGGTGCTGGGAGGAACGAGCCCGGAGAAAAAGAAGCGCCACCCTACTCTGGGAGACAATGTAGTTGTAGGTGCAGGAGCTACGTTGTTGGGAGCAATCAAAATTGGAGAAAATGCTCGTATCGGAGCGGGATCAGTGGTTCTAAGCGATATTCCCCCGGGAGCAACTGTGGTGGGAATACCGGGAAGGGTTGGTCTGGGTTTCAGTGGAAAAGAGATCCAGGAGCTGGAACACTCAAAACTTCCAGACCCGGTTGCCGATGCTATTCGCTTTGTTTTGAAAGAACAGGACTTGTTGGAGAAAAGGCTGAGTAAATTAGAGAATTTAGAAGGCGTTACTGGCGAAATAGATAAATATGTTGAGAAGAAAAAGAAAGAAATAGAAAAAGAATTTACTGAGAAGAGAAATAAGAATGAGTCTTAA
- the cysK gene encoding cysteine synthase A, translated as MSLKVADNVLELIGSTPLIKLNRIRGGRGAHILAKLELANPGGSVKDRIGLSMVEAAERNSYLKRGATIVEPTSGNTGIGLALVSAVKGYKLVLVMPDSMSVERRKLFQAYGAKIVLTPGSQGMLGAVRKAEELVRGNRDYFMPQQFNNPANPHIHYKTTGEEIWKQTRGRIDAFVAGVGTGGTLTGVGRLLKRKKPGIKIVAVEPKGSAVLSGGKPGPHKIQGIGAGFIPEVLERDLLDGVIKVKEEDAKRIAKRLAREEGLLVGISSGANVWASLQVAKKLGKGKTVVTILADTGERYLSTDLFK; from the coding sequence ATGAGTCTTAAAGTGGCAGATAACGTTTTAGAATTGATTGGTTCCACTCCCTTGATTAAGCTAAATCGTATTAGAGGTGGTCGGGGAGCTCATATTCTGGCAAAACTTGAATTAGCAAATCCTGGAGGAAGCGTTAAGGATAGAATTGGACTTTCTATGGTGGAAGCGGCGGAAAGGAATAGCTATTTAAAGAGAGGAGCAACCATTGTTGAACCTACAAGCGGGAATACGGGGATTGGTTTGGCATTAGTGTCTGCAGTGAAAGGATATAAGCTTGTTCTGGTAATGCCGGACAGTATGAGTGTCGAACGGAGAAAATTATTTCAGGCGTATGGAGCAAAAATTGTTCTCACCCCTGGAAGTCAAGGGATGCTGGGAGCAGTAAGGAAGGCCGAGGAGTTGGTCAGGGGAAACCGAGATTATTTTATGCCTCAGCAGTTCAATAATCCTGCCAATCCCCATATCCATTATAAGACCACAGGCGAGGAAATCTGGAAGCAGACCAGGGGAAGAATAGATGCTTTTGTAGCAGGAGTGGGAACAGGAGGCACTTTAACTGGCGTGGGAAGATTGTTGAAAAGGAAGAAGCCAGGAATAAAAATTGTTGCCGTGGAACCAAAGGGCTCCGCAGTCTTATCGGGAGGCAAGCCCGGTCCACATAAAATTCAAGGGATTGGAGCAGGATTTATACCAGAAGTTCTGGAGAGGGATTTATTGGATGGTGTTATTAAAGTTAAGGAAGAAGATGCAAAGAGAATAGCTAAGAGATTAGCGAGAGAGGAAGGGTTGCTGGTGGGAATCTCCTCTGGAGCCAATGTTTGGGCCTCTTTGCAGGTTGCCAAGAAGTTAGGTAAAGGTAAAACAGTGGTTACTATCCTGGCTGATACTGGCGAGAGATATTTAAGTACCGACCTTTTTAAGTGA
- a CDS encoding Rrf2 family transcriptional regulator, with amino-acid sequence MLLSSKGEYGVRCMLDLALHYGQGPVSIRDISKREGISKNYIEQLFVRLRHAKLIKSVRGPKGGYLLTSQPGGIKVGDIVRALEGPIAAAHCVQPQNSKDLCERISTCVPYVLWKRLTNKINEVLDSATLEDLCREGVKLSKHRLVHPLPFQI; translated from the coding sequence GTGTTATTATCCAGTAAGGGAGAGTATGGAGTAAGGTGCATGCTCGACCTTGCCCTCCACTATGGTCAGGGGCCGGTTTCTATCCGAGACATATCTAAGCGAGAGGGAATTTCCAAGAATTACATTGAACAACTGTTTGTCCGTCTTCGGCATGCCAAACTAATTAAGAGTGTCCGTGGTCCGAAGGGAGGCTATTTATTAACCTCTCAGCCAGGAGGGATTAAAGTTGGTGATATTGTTAGGGCTCTGGAGGGGCCTATAGCTGCAGCGCATTGTGTCCAGCCGCAAAATTCGAAAGATTTATGTGAACGCATTTCTACCTGTGTTCCTTATGTCTTATGGAAAAGATTAACCAACAAGATAAACGAAGTGCTGGACAGCGCCACGTTAGAGGACTTATGTAGAGAGGGCGTGAAACTTTCAAAGCACAGATTGGTCCATCCCCTTCCCTTTCAAATTTAA
- a CDS encoding SoxR reducing system RseC family protein has protein sequence MEEKGKVVKIDNGVAQVEMERTSACGRCGICLQSSGDKPILYAEDSLGARPGDEVLVSVESKQVLKAAFLIYLFPLVGLIGGYFLGRAVLGTERTGIIFAGLGFFTTLFLLYQYDKRLKAQKSKEAKIVQIVKG, from the coding sequence ATGGAAGAAAAAGGAAAAGTAGTAAAAATTGATAATGGAGTGGCTCAGGTAGAGATGGAACGGACTTCTGCTTGTGGACGATGTGGGATATGCCTGCAGAGTTCTGGGGATAAACCGATTTTATACGCAGAAGATTCTTTAGGAGCCCGCCCTGGGGATGAGGTACTGGTTTCTGTAGAGAGTAAACAGGTATTAAAGGCAGCGTTTCTTATCTATCTTTTTCCGCTGGTTGGCTTAATTGGTGGATATTTTCTGGGTCGAGCTGTATTGGGAACGGAGAGGACAGGCATTATTTTTGCAGGGCTAGGGTTTTTTACTACCCTCTTCCTCCTCTACCAATACGATAAGAGATTGAAGGCTCAAAAGAGTAAGGAAGCAAAAATTGTTCAAATAGTCAAAGGATAA
- the nifU gene encoding Fe-S cluster assembly scaffold protein NifU: MATQQYSQKVMEHFMHPRNVGQIENPDGVGHVGNPICGDIMELYIKVKDNIIVDAKFKTFGCGAAIATSSMVTELVRGKTIEQALEISNKTVAEALDGLPPVKMHCSMLAEEALKLAIEDYRKKQKKDKV, encoded by the coding sequence ATGGCAACTCAACAATATAGCCAGAAAGTAATGGAACATTTTATGCATCCCAGGAATGTAGGACAGATCGAAAATCCTGATGGAGTTGGCCATGTAGGCAATCCTATATGCGGAGATATTATGGAACTCTATATTAAGGTTAAGGACAATATAATCGTTGATGCCAAGTTTAAGACCTTTGGTTGTGGAGCAGCTATTGCCACAAGCTCCATGGTTACTGAATTAGTCAGAGGGAAAACTATTGAACAGGCGCTGGAGATATCGAATAAGACTGTGGCTGAAGCGCTGGACGGTTTGCCTCCGGTAAAGATGCATTGCTCTATGCTGGCTGAGGAAGCCTTGAAATTGGCGATAGAGGACTATCGTAAGAAACAGAAGAAGGACAAAGTTTAA
- the nifS gene encoding cysteine desulfurase NifS, with protein sequence MKRIYLDHAATTPVHPQVAEAMVPYFSKDFGNPSTLYSYGREAKGALEEARAKVARLIGAKQPEEIVFTSGGTEADNFALCGIAWANQKKGNHIITTSIEHHAVINACKFLEKRGFKVTYLSVDKNGLVDPLEVTKAITDGTILVSVMHANNEIGTVEPIEEIAEIAKEKGIYFHTDAVQTVGHLPTDVDKFKVDLLAMSAHKLYGPKGVGALYIRKGTKIVPFLYGGEQENKRRASTENVAGIVGFGEACSLAQKDMAEEEKSLTYLRDKLIEDILKRIKHSRLNGHPKKRLPGNVNVSVEGVEGESMLLNLDLAGVCASSGSACTSSILEPSHVLKAIGISPEVAHSSLRFTLGKENNEEDVNYVLKVLPEIVEKLRSMSPIYQKEK encoded by the coding sequence ATGAAAAGAATATATCTTGACCACGCAGCTACTACGCCTGTCCATCCACAAGTAGCCGAAGCCATGGTTCCTTACTTCAGTAAAGATTTCGGTAACCCTTCCACCCTCTACTCTTATGGAAGAGAAGCTAAAGGAGCCCTGGAAGAGGCGAGAGCAAAAGTAGCTCGACTGATAGGGGCTAAACAGCCGGAAGAGATTGTTTTCACCAGCGGTGGAACCGAGGCTGACAATTTCGCATTATGTGGGATAGCTTGGGCCAATCAGAAGAAAGGAAACCATATTATTACCACTTCCATTGAGCACCACGCGGTAATTAATGCCTGCAAGTTTCTGGAAAAAAGAGGATTTAAAGTTACTTATCTTTCGGTAGATAAGAATGGACTGGTAGACCCTCTGGAAGTAACGAAAGCAATTACTGATGGAACTATATTAGTATCAGTAATGCACGCTAATAATGAAATCGGCACAGTGGAACCGATAGAAGAGATTGCAGAGATTGCCAAGGAGAAAGGAATATATTTTCACACAGACGCAGTTCAGACCGTTGGGCACCTTCCCACAGATGTGGATAAATTTAAAGTAGACTTATTGGCAATGTCTGCACATAAACTATATGGACCCAAGGGAGTGGGAGCTCTGTATATCAGGAAAGGCACAAAGATAGTTCCTTTTCTCTATGGTGGCGAACAGGAGAATAAACGCCGGGCAAGCACAGAAAATGTTGCTGGAATTGTGGGATTTGGGGAGGCCTGTTCACTCGCTCAAAAAGATATGGCAGAGGAAGAAAAAAGCTTAACTTATTTAAGAGATAAATTAATAGAAGATATATTGAAAAGAATTAAACACAGTAGACTTAATGGTCATCCTAAAAAGAGACTTCCGGGAAATGTAAATGTGAGCGTAGAAGGTGTAGAAGGTGAATCCATGCTTCTGAATTTAGATTTAGCAGGAGTCTGTGCTTCCAGTGGTTCAGCCTGTACCTCCAGCATCCTGGAACCATCTCACGTTCTAAAAGCTATTGGTATCTCTCCTGAAGTGGCCCATAGTTCGCTTCGCTTCACTTTAGGAAAGGAGAACAATGAAGAAGATGTTAATTATGTTCTTAAAGTCTTACCCGAGATAGTGGAAAAGTTGCGTAGTATGTCGCCCATCTATCAAAAAGAGAAATAG
- a CDS encoding fused MFS/spermidine synthase — protein sequence MKKYLVLGLILIGFTSLASQIVLMRELMVVFYGNELSLGITLAGWLFWVAMGSWGIGRFFVERIRYKLAFFVFAELLLALFLPASIFAARAIPLLLKTSPGEIIGFFPMTYSSLAILAPTSLLLGFLFVLGCRIYSPKEREGPEHIGYVYVLEAIGATAGGLLSSLLLIRVLPPLYIMLGIGLLNLGVAFSLTWFLEEKKSLLLLPTSILILLSLSLFSFGKVGDLRQASLELRWRTYHPLTSRNSIYGNITVIQKDNTYSFFNNGLYNFTVPDELTSERIAHFALLEHPQPRKVLLIGGGVSGVLKEILKHPVEKVDYLELDPLMITLAKEYLCSTEEYALNDRRVEVKNIDGRLFIKRTSSKYDLIIVNLPQPFTAQINRFYTFEFFKDARKILKEKGILFFGITSSPNYISEEQRNLLVSLNESLKKVFAEVRVIPGDTNYFLGCKSKGVLTLDYQRLMERLNERKVKAKYVREYYLASELSDERIDYLEGKLLPLPKVMLNYDFRPISYYYDMVLWSTHFKFSLARIFKKISPKVIYIAAILIYCAILLPIWLRKSRDEVRPVAVLTAVATTGFAEITFQVLTLLSFQIIYGYVYYKLSIILTSFMIGLIFGGWWASKIIEKGQGNFMNFIQAQIYICIYPLILPFIFLGFAGSSGKFSTYLGSNIILPFLPIIAGFIGGFQFPLANKLYLQSRGGLVRAAGLTYGVDLFSSCLGALLVSVFLLPILGIPAVCLMVALLNLVSLVLLLRGAGSTLRTLS from the coding sequence GTGAAAAAATACCTCGTTTTGGGCTTGATTCTCATAGGCTTTACCTCCCTGGCCTCCCAGATTGTGTTAATGAGAGAGTTAATGGTTGTCTTTTATGGCAACGAACTCTCTCTAGGTATTACTCTGGCGGGTTGGCTATTCTGGGTAGCTATGGGAAGCTGGGGAATTGGCAGGTTCTTTGTTGAACGGATCAGATATAAACTTGCCTTTTTTGTTTTCGCAGAACTCCTTTTAGCATTATTCCTTCCTGCAAGTATTTTTGCTGCTCGAGCCATACCTCTCCTCCTCAAGACCTCACCCGGAGAAATCATCGGGTTTTTTCCCATGACATATTCGAGTCTGGCTATTCTTGCTCCTACATCCCTGCTTTTAGGGTTTCTCTTCGTTCTGGGATGTCGCATCTACTCACCCAAAGAGAGAGAAGGTCCAGAACATATCGGCTATGTCTACGTGCTGGAAGCAATAGGTGCTACAGCAGGTGGACTTCTCTCCAGCCTTCTTTTAATCCGGGTACTGCCGCCACTTTATATTATGCTGGGAATAGGTCTCCTTAATCTGGGAGTTGCCTTTTCCTTAACGTGGTTCCTGGAAGAAAAGAAGTCTCTTCTCCTTCTTCCAACTTCTATACTGATTCTTTTGAGCTTGAGTCTTTTTTCTTTTGGAAAAGTTGGAGACTTGCGTCAGGCTTCTCTGGAATTGCGCTGGAGAACTTACCATCCATTGACCTCTAGAAATTCTATATACGGAAACATTACTGTTATCCAGAAGGATAACACCTATAGTTTCTTCAACAATGGACTTTATAACTTTACCGTTCCCGATGAGTTGACCAGTGAGAGAATTGCACATTTTGCCCTTCTGGAGCATCCACAACCAAGAAAGGTTTTACTTATTGGTGGAGGGGTAAGTGGGGTTTTAAAGGAAATTCTCAAACATCCTGTAGAAAAAGTCGACTACCTGGAATTGGATCCTCTAATGATTACCCTGGCAAAAGAGTACCTCTGTTCCACAGAAGAGTATGCCTTGAATGATAGGCGAGTGGAGGTGAAAAATATAGATGGTCGATTGTTCATTAAGCGAACTTCCAGTAAGTATGACCTTATTATCGTCAATCTTCCCCAGCCCTTTACCGCCCAGATAAATAGATTCTATACTTTCGAATTTTTTAAAGACGCAAGAAAAATCTTAAAAGAGAAAGGAATACTCTTTTTTGGAATTACTTCCTCGCCCAATTACATCAGTGAAGAGCAACGAAATCTTCTGGTTTCGCTTAATGAATCCTTAAAGAAGGTTTTTGCTGAAGTGAGAGTTATTCCCGGAGATACCAATTACTTTTTGGGCTGTAAGAGTAAGGGAGTTCTTACTCTCGATTATCAGAGACTTATGGAAAGGCTAAATGAGAGAAAAGTGAAAGCAAAATATGTCCGGGAATACTATTTGGCGAGCGAGTTATCGGATGAAAGGATTGACTATCTGGAAGGGAAACTTCTGCCTTTACCAAAGGTTATGCTCAATTACGACTTTCGTCCCATATCTTACTATTATGATATGGTGCTCTGGTCTACACATTTCAAGTTCTCTCTGGCAAGAATTTTTAAGAAAATTTCTCCCAAAGTAATCTATATTGCTGCCATCTTAATCTACTGCGCCATTCTTCTACCCATCTGGTTGAGAAAGTCAAGAGACGAAGTTCGGCCTGTAGCTGTTCTTACTGCTGTGGCAACCACAGGGTTTGCCGAGATAACGTTCCAAGTTTTAACTTTGCTTTCCTTTCAGATTATCTACGGTTATGTATACTATAAATTGAGCATAATTCTTACATCCTTTATGATTGGGCTAATTTTTGGTGGCTGGTGGGCCAGCAAAATTATCGAAAAAGGTCAGGGCAATTTTATGAATTTCATACAGGCTCAGATTTATATATGCATTTATCCCCTGATTCTCCCCTTCATATTTTTAGGTTTTGCTGGCTCATCGGGAAAATTTAGTACATATCTGGGTTCAAACATTATCCTGCCTTTTCTTCCCATAATTGCTGGTTTCATTGGCGGATTCCAATTTCCCCTGGCCAATAAATTATATCTTCAATCCAGGGGAGGATTGGTAAGGGCAGCGGGACTTACTTATGGTGTTGACCTTTTCAGTTCCTGCCTGGGCGCTCTTTTGGTGAGCGTTTTTCTTCTGCCGATTCTGGGTATTCCCGCGGTCTGTTTGATGGTGGCGCTTTTGAATCTGGTAAGCCTGGTTCTTCTTTTGAGAGGAGCTGGGAGTACTTTGAGGACATTATCATGA
- a CDS encoding endonuclease domain-containing protein: protein MGKKLVNTGRNLRKNSTEVERHLWRYLRRNQLEGFKFRRQQPTGRYIVDFVNFKRKIVIEVDGGQHAIGNTKDRKRDKWLREEGFEVLRFWDNDVLKNIEGVLEVIRDKLLLSPHPNPLPQGERE, encoded by the coding sequence TTGGGTAAGAAGTTAGTTAATACTGGAAGGAATCTTAGAAAAAATTCTACTGAGGTAGAAAGACATTTATGGAGATATTTAAGAAGAAATCAGTTAGAAGGATTTAAATTCCGACGGCAACAACCGACAGGAAGATATATAGTGGATTTCGTTAATTTTAAAAGAAAGATTGTAATAGAGGTAGATGGCGGACAACATGCAATTGGAAATACAAAAGATAGGAAAAGAGATAAGTGGTTAAGGGAGGAAGGGTTTGAGGTTCTAAGGTTTTGGGATAATGATGTTCTTAAAAATATAGAAGGTGTTTTAGAAGTTATAAGGGACAAACTCTTACTATCCCCTCACCCTAACCCTCTCCCACAAGGGGAGAGGGAATAA
- a CDS encoding DUF362 domain-containing protein — protein sequence MSDIFEKKFSRREFLKMVSLLGTTVFLGNFLPLKQRAKTSAVLVGIARGDSIADSVRRAINLAGGLDFIKSGESVLIKPNVNSDDPHPGTTNPEVVFEVVNMVREKGAKRIIVADRSNPWWDTLKAMKKVGIYEAAVKGGAEVVVFSKGDYVKVNPENSYHWPNGFRIPKLVKQVDHIISLPVAKTHIIADFTMGIKNWVGLIPPSDRKYLHLEKKDYFASMLSEIHLARKPSFLVMDATKVFVSGGPSHGDIARPGLVMATSDLVANDVTGLALLKTLGTIEEIQKKSVWDQPQIKRAVELGLGINSPSEIILKTYGIPEEEKIRKQLLS from the coding sequence ATGAGTGATATTTTTGAAAAAAAATTTTCCCGAAGGGAATTCTTGAAAATGGTATCTCTCCTGGGGACCACTGTTTTCCTGGGGAACTTTCTTCCTTTAAAACAGCGGGCAAAAACTTCTGCTGTTTTAGTTGGTATAGCCAGAGGTGATTCAATAGCCGATTCGGTTCGCCGGGCTATAAACTTAGCCGGTGGGTTAGATTTCATCAAATCGGGAGAGTCTGTCCTGATTAAGCCAAACGTTAATTCCGATGACCCCCATCCTGGAACAACCAACCCAGAGGTAGTATTCGAGGTGGTGAACATGGTCAGGGAGAAAGGAGCCAAAAGAATAATCGTTGCCGACCGTTCAAATCCCTGGTGGGATACTTTAAAAGCGATGAAGAAAGTAGGTATATATGAAGCTGCTGTTAAAGGAGGCGCGGAGGTAGTCGTTTTCAGTAAAGGAGATTATGTAAAAGTTAATCCAGAAAATTCTTACCATTGGCCCAATGGATTTCGCATACCCAAGTTGGTGAAACAGGTTGACCACATAATTAGCCTGCCAGTAGCAAAGACTCATATTATTGCTGACTTCACTATGGGCATAAAAAATTGGGTAGGCTTGATACCTCCTTCTGACAGAAAATATCTTCATCTTGAAAAGAAAGACTATTTTGCTAGCATGCTCAGCGAGATTCACTTGGCAAGGAAACCTTCCTTTTTGGTGATGGATGCCACAAAGGTCTTCGTTTCCGGTGGACCTTCTCATGGAGATATAGCTCGGCCCGGTTTGGTAATGGCCACCTCGGATTTAGTGGCTAATGATGTTACTGGGCTGGCGTTACTTAAGACACTGGGTACCATTGAGGAAATTCAGAAGAAGAGTGTTTGGGACCAGCCCCAAATCAAAAGAGCAGTTGAATTAGGCTTGGGCATAAACAGTCCTTCTGAAATTATCCTCAAGACATATGGTATCCCTGAAGAAGAGAAGATTCGAAAACAATTGCTAAGCTAA